Proteins co-encoded in one Hyla sarda isolate aHylSar1 chromosome 4, aHylSar1.hap1, whole genome shotgun sequence genomic window:
- the PHLDA1 gene encoding pleckstrin homology-like domain family A member 1 isoform X1 — protein sequence MTQFDQQVVSISSLCKTPYSGKSPAAAAAAAAEALSESRLQLLPSPSAHSVAVCLAHCIVTASLLMIPFQSLTSNWIAQLKSSYTLLGTAGLHPWHLGPSVSSMLESSCKVVKEGLLEKRSDGLLQLWKKKRCLLTEEGLLLIPPKQLEQQQPGTPAEPARIKELHFSNMKTVDCVERKGKYVYFTVVMAEGREIDFRCPQDEGWNAEITLQMVQYKNRQAILAVKSTRQKQQHLVQQHGHRIRSASNSA from the coding sequence ATGACACAGTTTGACCAGCAGGTGGTGTCCATTTCTAGCCTCTGTAAAACGCCATATTCTGGGAAAtcaccagcagcagcagcagcagcagcagcagaagcattGAGTGAGAGCAGACTGCAGCTgctgccgtcaccctctgcccacaGTGTTGCTGTCTGCCTGGCACATTGCATTGTCACTGCCTCACTGTTAATGATTCCTTTTCAGAGTCTGACCTCGAATTGGATTGCCCAGCTGAAGTCATCCTATACCCTTCTGGGCACTGCAGGGCTTCACCCTTGGCACTTGGGTCCATCAGTGAGTAGCATGTTGGAGAGTAGCTGTAAGGTGGTGAAAGAAGGACTTCTGGAGAAGAGGAGCGATGGCTTGCTGCAGCTCTGGAAGAAGAAGAGGTGCCTGCTGACCGAGGAAGGGCTTCTGCTCATTCCACCGAAACAGctggagcagcagcagcctggcacTCCAGCCGAACCGGCCAGGATCAAAGAGCTGCATTTCTCCAACATGAAGACAGTGGACTGTGTGGAGAGGAAAggcaaatatgtctattttacagTAGTCATGGCAGAGGGCCGGGAGATTGATTTTCGGTGTCCACAGGACGAGGGATGGAAtgcagagatcactttgcagatgGTACAATATAAGAATAGACAAGCTATCCTGGCTGTCAAGTCCACCAGGCAAAAGCAGCAGCACCTGGTCCAGCAACATGGGCACCGCATCAGGAGCGCTTCTAACTCTGCATAA
- the PHLDA1 gene encoding pleckstrin homology-like domain family A member 1 isoform X2, producing MKKHEKKWQMFSVTLSLTSNWIAQLKSSYTLLGTAGLHPWHLGPSVSSMLESSCKVVKEGLLEKRSDGLLQLWKKKRCLLTEEGLLLIPPKQLEQQQPGTPAEPARIKELHFSNMKTVDCVERKGKYVYFTVVMAEGREIDFRCPQDEGWNAEITLQMVQYKNRQAILAVKSTRQKQQHLVQQHGHRIRSASNSA from the coding sequence AGTCTGACCTCGAATTGGATTGCCCAGCTGAAGTCATCCTATACCCTTCTGGGCACTGCAGGGCTTCACCCTTGGCACTTGGGTCCATCAGTGAGTAGCATGTTGGAGAGTAGCTGTAAGGTGGTGAAAGAAGGACTTCTGGAGAAGAGGAGCGATGGCTTGCTGCAGCTCTGGAAGAAGAAGAGGTGCCTGCTGACCGAGGAAGGGCTTCTGCTCATTCCACCGAAACAGctggagcagcagcagcctggcacTCCAGCCGAACCGGCCAGGATCAAAGAGCTGCATTTCTCCAACATGAAGACAGTGGACTGTGTGGAGAGGAAAggcaaatatgtctattttacagTAGTCATGGCAGAGGGCCGGGAGATTGATTTTCGGTGTCCACAGGACGAGGGATGGAAtgcagagatcactttgcagatgGTACAATATAAGAATAGACAAGCTATCCTGGCTGTCAAGTCCACCAGGCAAAAGCAGCAGCACCTGGTCCAGCAACATGGGCACCGCATCAGGAGCGCTTCTAACTCTGCATAA
- the PHLDA1 gene encoding pleckstrin homology-like domain family A member 1 isoform X3, translating to MLESSCKVVKEGLLEKRSDGLLQLWKKKRCLLTEEGLLLIPPKQLEQQQPGTPAEPARIKELHFSNMKTVDCVERKGKYVYFTVVMAEGREIDFRCPQDEGWNAEITLQMVQYKNRQAILAVKSTRQKQQHLVQQHGHRIRSASNSA from the coding sequence ATGTTGGAGAGTAGCTGTAAGGTGGTGAAAGAAGGACTTCTGGAGAAGAGGAGCGATGGCTTGCTGCAGCTCTGGAAGAAGAAGAGGTGCCTGCTGACCGAGGAAGGGCTTCTGCTCATTCCACCGAAACAGctggagcagcagcagcctggcacTCCAGCCGAACCGGCCAGGATCAAAGAGCTGCATTTCTCCAACATGAAGACAGTGGACTGTGTGGAGAGGAAAggcaaatatgtctattttacagTAGTCATGGCAGAGGGCCGGGAGATTGATTTTCGGTGTCCACAGGACGAGGGATGGAAtgcagagatcactttgcagatgGTACAATATAAGAATAGACAAGCTATCCTGGCTGTCAAGTCCACCAGGCAAAAGCAGCAGCACCTGGTCCAGCAACATGGGCACCGCATCAGGAGCGCTTCTAACTCTGCATAA